GTCGAGGACGTTGCAGGGGATGGTATCGATGCGGTTTTCGAATCCGGCGGCCTTCGCGTTCTTCTCGGCGACGGCAGTCTGGCCCGGGAGGTCGATGATGGAAACGTTCACGTCGGCGTTATACTTGCAGCAGGCGATGGCCCACTTCGCGGTGTTGCCGCCGATGTCGAACAGGCGCTTGCAGGGGTTCGAGAACACGATGGGGAGCGCTTCGGGGAAGGCGAGGTCGGAGTAGAAGTGGTCGAAGCCGAACCAGCTCTTCTTTTGCTGGTCGGTCAGCTGCGAGAGGCCCTGGTAGACCGTCTTCCAGTTGCCGAGGTGCTTGAGGCCCGCGGGCTTGCCGTCGCGGATGGATTCCTGGAGGTTTTCGGCGCCCAGGTAGCAGATGTCCTCGGAAAAGTCCATGTTGACCTGAGTCATTTCGTCGCTCATCAGGAAGAACCCGATCTTGCCGAGCGTGAGGCGGAGGTCGTCTTCCTTGGAATCCTTGTGCAGCTTGATGGCACCCATGCCGAGTCCCATCTCGATGAGGACGCCGACACCGTAAAGCGAAATGCCGAGCTTC
This genomic stretch from Fibrobacter sp. harbors:
- a CDS encoding methyltransferase; the protein is MFDYYFQDKISATDAKFEAQKIAFAPLSFHAAKALRDMGILEEICSARKKGITVSELSQKLGISLYGVGVLIEMGLGMGAIKLHKDSKEDDLRLTLGKIGFFLMSDEMTQVNMDFSEDICYLGAENLQESIRDGKPAGLKHLGNWKTVYQGLSQLTDQQKKSWFGFDHFYSDLAFPEALPIVFSNPCKRLFDIGGNTAKWAIACCKYNADVNVSIIDLPGQTAVAEKNAKAAGFENRIDTIPCNVLDETTEFPKGANAVWMSQFLDCFSLEEITKILKKIRTAAAPDTDVYVLEPLWDKQRFEAAAYSLQATSLYFTCIANGNSKMYRFEELKHAIEIAGFELKEAHHSVGPNSYSLLRFRIK